A region of Streptomyces sp. NBC_01788 DNA encodes the following proteins:
- a CDS encoding TetR/AcrR family transcriptional regulator: protein MRGTERSAGRRAELLAIGRRLFADTSYDALSMDDIARQAHVAKGLIYYYFRSKRGYYLAIIEDSVADLVTSAARGLDMPAVDRVHRTIEAYLRYAEHNQAAYRTIVSGGVGFDTEVHSIRDGVREAIVATIAEGAYGRTAIAPVARMGLLAWVCSVEGATLDWIGRPGLSRDTMRDLLVKTLGGALRAIEEIDPTHPAPAPARRDG from the coding sequence GTGCGCGGCACCGAGCGCTCCGCGGGGCGTCGCGCCGAACTCCTCGCCATCGGGCGGAGGTTGTTCGCCGACACCTCCTACGACGCCCTCTCGATGGACGACATCGCCCGGCAGGCCCATGTGGCAAAGGGGCTGATCTACTACTACTTCCGGTCCAAGCGCGGCTACTACCTGGCGATCATCGAGGACTCCGTGGCCGACCTGGTCACCTCCGCGGCGCGCGGCCTGGACATGCCGGCCGTGGACCGGGTGCACCGCACCATCGAGGCCTATTTGCGCTACGCGGAGCACAACCAGGCCGCCTACCGCACCATCGTCAGCGGTGGCGTCGGCTTCGACACCGAGGTGCACTCCATCCGGGACGGCGTGCGCGAGGCCATCGTCGCGACCATCGCGGAGGGCGCCTACGGCCGTACCGCCATCGCCCCGGTGGCCCGTATGGGGCTGCTCGCCTGGGTCTGCAGCGTCGAGGGCGCCACCCTGGACTGGATCGGCCGGCCGGGACTCTCCCGGGACACCATGCGCGACCTGCTGGTGAAGACCCTCGGCGGCGCGCTGCGCGCCATCGAGGAGATCGACCCGACCCACCCGGCCCCCGCACCGGC
- a CDS encoding uridine kinase family protein, with protein MHALAAFLRVVPPACGTVRLIGVDGHAGSGKSTFTEKLAAALGAAPVLHLDDVASHEELFGWEGRLLREVVEPLGRGATARYAPYDWRERRFGAARMLPPAPVILVEGVGAGRRALRPYLAHLLWMDLPHEEAWARGRSRDGEEQREFWSGWVEAERRHFAEDPSRPFSDLLVRQLPEGYSVLPGPAGVVGPDQFVTDGDEPSAMC; from the coding sequence ATCCACGCACTCGCCGCCTTCCTCCGAGTTGTGCCGCCGGCCTGCGGGACCGTGCGGCTGATCGGCGTCGACGGGCACGCGGGATCCGGGAAGTCCACGTTCACGGAGAAGCTCGCCGCGGCGCTGGGGGCCGCGCCGGTGCTGCACCTGGACGACGTCGCGAGCCATGAGGAGCTGTTCGGCTGGGAGGGGCGGCTGCTGCGCGAGGTCGTCGAACCGCTCGGGCGGGGGGCGACGGCGCGCTACGCCCCCTACGACTGGCGGGAGCGGCGGTTCGGGGCCGCACGGATGCTGCCGCCGGCGCCCGTGATCCTGGTCGAGGGCGTGGGCGCGGGACGGCGGGCGCTGCGCCCTTATCTGGCGCACCTGCTGTGGATGGATCTGCCGCACGAGGAGGCCTGGGCACGGGGCCGGTCGCGGGACGGGGAGGAACAGCGGGAGTTCTGGTCCGGGTGGGTCGAGGCCGAGCGGCGGCACTTCGCCGAGGATCCCTCACGGCCGTTCTCGGATCTTCTGGTACGGCAGTTGCCGGAGGGGTACTCGGTGCTTCCGGGGCCCGCCGGGGTCGTTGGACCGGACCAGTTCGTCACTGACGGTGACGAGCCGTCGGCAATGTGCTGA
- a CDS encoding peptidase C39 family protein, producing the protein MSRAEQPSRRSVLAVAVAAAAMAGGAAPVAATAAPAPAAGAKSAGAAPARPVEYRAWTTYTDWRAGTTRGTHAVAGARPGLEIEKPAGTTDYTDPHTGTTATWEYGTWTSPAHRLSVPATEAVASWNAHTPAGTWIQVELRGTYSDGTDTPWYVMGRWAAGDQDIKRTSVDGQSDGRSTIWTDTFSLDDPASGLRLASYRLRLTLHRRPGTRLTPTVWRIGAMGSDVPDRFTVPASAPGAAGELTVPRYSQSIHSGQYPEYDNGGEAWCSPTSSQMIIEYWGGRLTPGQLSWVDPSYADPQVCNAARYTYDHQYEGCGNWPFNAAYAATFKDLQGVVTRLGSLTDLETLIAAGIPAITSQSFLNTELTGAGYGTNGHLMTVIGFTADGDVVTNDPASPSDSAVRRVYRRREFENIWLRTKRYNASGKVASGSGGICYLYFPAHLTGPQRKALAAVGVS; encoded by the coding sequence ATGAGCAGAGCCGAACAGCCGTCCCGCAGATCCGTTCTCGCCGTCGCGGTCGCCGCGGCGGCGATGGCGGGTGGTGCGGCCCCGGTGGCGGCCACGGCCGCCCCCGCCCCCGCCGCCGGCGCCAAGAGCGCCGGAGCCGCCCCGGCCCGCCCGGTCGAATACCGCGCCTGGACCACGTACACCGACTGGCGCGCGGGCACGACCCGCGGCACCCACGCCGTCGCGGGCGCCCGGCCCGGCCTGGAGATCGAGAAGCCCGCGGGTACCACCGACTACACCGACCCGCACACCGGCACGACCGCCACCTGGGAGTACGGCACCTGGACCAGCCCGGCGCACCGGCTGTCCGTACCGGCCACGGAGGCGGTCGCCTCCTGGAACGCGCACACCCCTGCCGGCACCTGGATCCAGGTCGAACTGCGGGGAACGTACTCCGACGGCACGGACACCCCCTGGTACGTGATGGGCCGCTGGGCGGCCGGCGACCAGGACATCAAACGGACCTCCGTCGACGGCCAGAGCGACGGCCGCAGCACGATCTGGACGGACACCTTCTCCCTGGACGACCCGGCCTCCGGGCTGCGCCTCGCCTCCTACCGGCTGCGGCTGACCCTCCACCGCAGGCCCGGCACCCGGCTCACACCGACCGTCTGGCGGATCGGCGCCATGGGCTCCGACGTCCCCGACCGCTTCACCGTCCCGGCCTCCGCGCCCGGCGCGGCCGGGGAGTTGACGGTCCCGCGCTACTCGCAGTCGATCCACTCCGGACAGTACCCCGAGTACGACAACGGCGGCGAGGCCTGGTGCAGCCCCACCTCCTCACAGATGATCATCGAGTACTGGGGCGGGCGGCTCACCCCCGGGCAACTGTCCTGGGTCGACCCGTCCTACGCCGACCCGCAGGTGTGCAACGCGGCCCGGTACACCTACGACCACCAGTACGAGGGCTGCGGCAACTGGCCGTTCAACGCCGCCTACGCCGCGACGTTCAAGGACCTGCAAGGGGTGGTGACCCGGCTCGGCTCGCTCACCGACCTGGAGACGCTGATCGCGGCGGGGATCCCCGCCATAACGTCCCAGTCCTTCCTCAACACCGAGCTGACCGGGGCCGGTTACGGCACCAACGGCCATCTCATGACCGTCATCGGCTTCACCGCCGACGGCGACGTGGTCACCAACGACCCGGCCTCGCCCAGCGATTCGGCGGTGCGACGCGTGTACCGGCGCCGGGAGTTCGAGAACATCTGGCTCAGGACCAAGCGCTACAACGCCTCCGGCAAGGTGGCCTCCGGCTCCGGCGGCATCTGCTACCTGTACTTCCCGGCCCACCTCACCGGCCCCCAGCGCAAGGCGCTCGCCGCCGTGGGCGTGAGCTGA